In one Arcobacter lacus genomic region, the following are encoded:
- a CDS encoding DNA polymerase III subunit gamma/tau has translation MNKENLEDRVLALKYRPKRFEDLIGQSTISQTLSLALDSNRLSHAYLFSGLRGSGKTSTARIMAKALLCSQGPTSKPCDICDNCKSANASKHLDIIEMDAASNRGIDDIKDLIEHTKYKPSSARFKVFIIDEVHMLTTQAFNALLKTLEEPPGFVKFILATTDPLKLPATILSRTQHFRFNKIAQSDVVHHLSYILNKENIDFEQNALEILARSGQGSLRDTLTLLDQAIIFSKGKVNTTSVVDMLGLIDPKMMDNIFSMILNKEDITKLVKELEVYEVSQICDEMTIYLKDKMLSRDNKFDLLLFDRFFRILSDAKQLLAINSDGTFVLILTFMKMIEATNLRTIDDIINQVEKIEPKKELISEKTTPTIENSSVKNPEIPQKEVVKEKVNTLIVEEETKIEEVTALDEVLIQTNNIVDLGITNSIETINYSTPFDELPIVKPIENQKEEKIEEIKELEIEHISFENEVSFNPTQEVEIIPLEDESDKFLDLYNQLTAKVYDRDYSLGECFEKNFIFNGFSDDKLHIISYAQDEDRKLLFKYFGLIKAFAQDIFGSNVELDFKKEEATILDEKPLVSENIEETSSMIEDIELGSGCVADITKSSVITPSQKELQINDILNSKMVDKAKELFDIKKITVKTRS, from the coding sequence ATGAATAAAGAAAATTTAGAAGACAGAGTTCTAGCCCTAAAATATAGACCAAAAAGATTTGAAGATTTAATAGGACAAAGTACAATATCACAAACTCTATCTTTAGCTCTTGATTCAAATAGATTATCTCATGCTTACCTTTTTTCAGGTCTAAGAGGAAGTGGGAAAACTTCAACAGCAAGAATAATGGCAAAAGCTTTATTATGTTCACAAGGACCAACAAGTAAACCTTGTGATATTTGTGATAATTGTAAAAGTGCAAATGCATCTAAACATCTTGATATTATAGAAATGGATGCCGCAAGTAACAGAGGAATCGATGATATTAAAGACTTGATTGAACATACAAAATATAAACCAAGTTCTGCACGATTTAAAGTTTTTATAATCGATGAAGTTCATATGCTTACAACTCAAGCTTTTAATGCTTTATTAAAAACTTTAGAAGAACCTCCAGGATTTGTAAAATTTATACTTGCGACAACTGATCCATTAAAACTTCCAGCTACAATTTTAAGTAGAACTCAACATTTTAGATTTAATAAAATTGCTCAAAGTGATGTAGTTCATCATCTTTCATACATTTTAAATAAAGAAAATATTGATTTTGAACAAAATGCTTTAGAAATTTTAGCAAGAAGTGGTCAAGGAAGTTTAAGAGATACATTAACTCTTTTAGACCAAGCTATAATCTTTTCAAAAGGGAAAGTAAACACAACAAGTGTTGTTGATATGTTAGGATTAATTGATCCTAAAATGATGGATAATATTTTCTCTATGATTTTAAATAAAGAAGATATCACAAAATTAGTTAAAGAGTTAGAAGTTTATGAAGTTTCGCAAATTTGTGATGAAATGACAATCTATTTAAAAGATAAAATGTTATCTCGTGATAATAAATTTGATTTACTTTTATTTGATAGATTCTTTAGAATTTTAAGTGATGCAAAACAATTACTTGCAATAAATAGTGATGGTACTTTTGTTCTTATTTTAACTTTTATGAAAATGATTGAAGCTACAAATCTAAGAACAATTGATGATATTATAAATCAGGTTGAAAAAATAGAACCTAAAAAAGAGTTGATTAGTGAAAAAACTACTCCTACAATTGAAAATAGTTCTGTTAAAAATCCTGAAATACCACAAAAAGAAGTAGTTAAAGAAAAAGTAAATACTTTAATTGTTGAAGAAGAGACAAAAATAGAAGAGGTAACTGCTTTAGATGAAGTTCTAATTCAAACAAATAATATTGTAGATTTAGGAATTACAAATTCAATAGAAACTATAAATTATTCAACACCATTTGATGAATTACCAATAGTAAAACCAATTGAAAATCAAAAAGAAGAAAAGATTGAAGAGATAAAAGAACTAGAAATTGAACATATCTCTTTTGAAAATGAAGTATCTTTTAACCCAACACAAGAAGTTGAAATAATTCCATTAGAAGATGAATCTGATAAATTTTTAGATTTATACAATCAACTAACTGCAAAAGTTTACGATAGAGATTACTCTTTAGGTGAATGTTTTGAAAAAAACTTTATATTCAATGGCTTTAGTGATGATAAATTACATATAATTTCTTATGCACAAGATGAAGATAGAAAACTTTTATTTAAATACTTTGGACTTATAAAAGCTTTTGCACAAGATATTTTCGGTTCAAATGTTGAATTAGATTTCAAAAAGGAAGAAGCCACCATACTAGATGAGAAACCTCTTGTTAGTGAGAATATTGAAGAGACTTCTTCAATGATTGAAGATATAGAATTAGGTTCTGGTTGTGTTGCTGATATAACAAAAAGTTCTGTTATAACACCTTCTCAAAAAGAGTTACAAATAAATGATATTTTAAACTCAAAAATGGTTGATAAAGCCAAAGAGTTATTTGATATCAAAAAAATTACAGTAAAAACAAGAAGTTAA
- the hemC gene encoding hydroxymethylbilane synthase, producing the protein MEKLVIATRRSQLALWQSEYVKARLLEHYPNMQIELQEFVTKGDKILDVPLAKIGGKGLFTKELEVAMLEGSAHLAVHSLKDVPTQFEDGLMLAAVTKRFDPRDAFLSNKYTSLEELPKGAIVGTTSLRRRMALKILRPDIELKDLRGNINTRISKLNAGEYDAIILAATGIQKLEIENEVKYFSPISTDIMIPSMGQATLGIETTNDPKILEILKVLNDNNAHIESTIERSFVDTLQGGCQVPIGVKATILDENSIRVQAIVGMPDGSEYISEDITADIEDYKTIGQNLAQIFIDQGAKDLLEKAEKVAFK; encoded by the coding sequence ATGGAAAAATTAGTAATAGCAACAAGAAGAAGCCAACTTGCACTTTGGCAAAGTGAATATGTAAAAGCAAGACTTTTAGAACATTATCCAAATATGCAAATAGAACTTCAAGAATTTGTAACAAAAGGGGATAAAATTTTAGATGTTCCTTTGGCAAAAATTGGAGGAAAAGGACTTTTTACAAAAGAACTTGAAGTTGCAATGCTTGAAGGAAGTGCACATCTTGCAGTTCACTCTTTAAAAGATGTACCAACTCAATTTGAAGATGGTTTAATGCTTGCTGCTGTTACTAAAAGATTTGATCCAAGAGATGCTTTTTTAAGTAATAAATATACTTCATTAGAAGAGTTACCAAAAGGTGCAATAGTTGGAACAACAAGTTTAAGACGAAGAATGGCATTAAAAATTTTAAGACCAGATATTGAACTTAAAGACTTAAGAGGAAATATCAATACAAGAATTTCAAAACTAAATGCAGGTGAATATGATGCAATAATACTTGCAGCAACAGGTATTCAAAAACTTGAAATTGAAAATGAAGTAAAATATTTCTCTCCAATTTCAACTGATATTATGATTCCATCAATGGGACAAGCAACACTAGGAATTGAAACAACAAATGATCCAAAAATATTAGAAATACTAAAAGTTCTAAACGATAACAATGCCCACATTGAATCAACAATTGAAAGAAGTTTTGTTGATACTTTACAAGGTGGTTGTCAAGTTCCAATTGGCGTAAAAGCTACTATTTTAGATGAAAATTCAATAAGAGTTCAAGCAATAGTTGGAATGCCAGATGGTAGTGAATATATAAGTGAAGATATAACTGCTGATATTGAAGATTATAAAACTATTGGACAAAATTTAGCTCAAATTTTTATTGATCAAGGTGCAAAAGATTTATTAGAAAAAGCAGAAAAAGTAGCTTTTAAATAA
- a CDS encoding DUF4153 domain-containing protein: MSLNTIISNFLKKLLGSALEYKFSSFFIFLFSIASILLVDKNFYYGSKEYIYLINVIYASSVGFLLTLVAYFSKKKKILLAISLFLTGLYFYYLPFNEDYSTVIFFAKYICVIAICISLLLYIPFHNEQKDNQRFLNWAINIIESIVISSIFGIILFVSLYIAITSIVILFDLRIEKFIYAQYLAIIVFGVFCTHYFLLSLNKNPQTSELNLTFYNKIGNFFSKYILTTIVVIYSLILLGYIIKILFLQEWPNGVVVWLSLTFAIFSLLTYIFWTPYENKYKKLLIFVALIQLSLLFVAIYMRITQYGWSTNRYMIVLTAIWLVAAFVYILIYKKYRYDHIFLAFALMLFISQYGYKINSYYVNDIAQLNRLTQLISQNSELSNKTDKTIRCDISSAIDSLYTHRNIEFLNQAMPNIYDKYKHIKDKEYSNRYYSFPNYATEKLGFKYLSNWECGKNQTAYQNDNIYIYSNNTTDIIDVSGYDVMNRNALTIFHENSKYTIKIPTKDNLSFSEFDMSDFINKFKKSDTNESKSVKYNENDMTFIAQDKNMKIKLFFYSMSISELSGDVVYPSTYILIKYLK, from the coding sequence ATGAGCTTAAATACTATTATTTCAAATTTTTTAAAAAAACTTTTAGGCTCTGCACTAGAGTATAAATTTTCTTCATTTTTTATCTTTTTATTTTCTATTGCTTCTATCTTATTAGTAGATAAAAATTTTTACTATGGTTCTAAAGAATATATCTATCTTATAAATGTAATTTATGCTTCATCAGTTGGATTTTTACTAACATTAGTTGCATATTTTAGTAAGAAAAAAAAGATTTTATTAGCTATTTCTTTATTTTTAACAGGTTTATATTTTTATTATTTACCTTTTAATGAAGATTATTCAACTGTTATTTTCTTTGCAAAATATATTTGTGTAATAGCTATTTGTATATCATTACTTTTATATATTCCATTTCATAATGAACAAAAAGATAATCAAAGGTTTTTGAATTGGGCTATAAATATTATAGAATCAATTGTAATAAGTTCTATTTTCGGAATTATTTTATTTGTATCTTTGTATATTGCAATTACTTCAATTGTTATACTATTTGATTTAAGAATAGAAAAATTTATATATGCTCAATATTTAGCGATTATTGTTTTTGGTGTTTTTTGTACACACTACTTTTTATTATCACTTAATAAAAATCCACAAACTTCAGAGTTAAACTTAACTTTTTACAATAAAATAGGAAACTTTTTTAGTAAATACATTTTGACAACAATAGTTGTAATATACTCTTTGATTTTATTAGGTTATATCATCAAAATACTATTTCTTCAAGAGTGGCCAAATGGTGTAGTTGTTTGGTTATCACTTACATTTGCTATTTTTTCTCTACTTACTTACATATTTTGGACACCTTATGAAAATAAATATAAAAAACTTTTAATCTTTGTAGCTCTTATTCAACTATCTTTACTTTTTGTAGCTATTTATATGAGAATAACTCAATATGGTTGGAGTACAAATAGATATATGATTGTATTAACTGCAATTTGGTTAGTTGCAGCATTTGTATATATATTAATTTACAAAAAATATAGATATGATCATATATTTCTAGCTTTTGCTTTAATGCTATTTATAAGTCAATATGGCTATAAAATAAATAGCTATTATGTAAATGACATAGCTCAACTAAATAGATTAACTCAACTAATTTCACAAAATAGTGAGTTATCAAATAAAACAGATAAAACTATTAGATGTGATATTTCTAGCGCTATTGATTCATTATATACACATCGTAATATAGAATTTCTAAATCAAGCAATGCCAAATATTTATGATAAATATAAACATATAAAAGATAAAGAATATTCAAATAGATATTATAGTTTTCCAAACTATGCTACAGAAAAATTAGGATTCAAATATTTATCAAATTGGGAATGCGGGAAAAATCAAACTGCATATCAAAATGATAATATATACATTTACAGTAACAATACAACAGATATAATAGATGTATCTGGATATGATGTAATGAATAGAAATGCTTTGACAATTTTTCATGAAAATAGTAAATATACAATCAAAATTCCTACAAAAGATAATTTAAGTTTTAGTGAATTTGATATGTCAGATTTTATAAATAAATTTAAAAAATCTGATACAAATGAA
- a CDS encoding DsbA family protein has protein sequence MNFTKILSLSVILSATLFANDNTVIDFEKKRVAQNPNVKVKDVKVNVKKDLPLAGWNGYILDVEAIVQEKSLKVKDILFSNGDYIALDLIDAKTGKSLKDLVTPNLTSNYYDKTKLIAGNHNAKDKIVVFSDPLCPFCMEYIPEVINYVNKNSDSIALYYYAFPLVQIHPASEALSKIIEVAKNKGIKNIELKAYETDWEAYFSPKENDEKKILEAFNKELKTNIKLEEIASKDINEKLSKDMSMGEDVMVTGTPTIFVNGAKDTTRELYKTLGKK, from the coding sequence ATGAATTTTACAAAAATATTGTCTTTAAGTGTTATTTTAAGTGCAACATTATTTGCAAATGATAATACAGTTATTGATTTTGAGAAAAAAAGAGTTGCCCAAAATCCAAATGTAAAAGTAAAAGATGTAAAAGTTAATGTAAAAAAAGATTTACCTCTTGCTGGTTGGAATGGTTATATTTTAGATGTTGAAGCAATTGTTCAAGAAAAATCTCTAAAAGTAAAAGATATTTTATTTAGCAATGGTGATTATATTGCTTTAGATTTAATTGACGCAAAAACTGGTAAATCTTTAAAAGATTTAGTAACTCCAAATCTAACTTCAAACTATTATGATAAAACAAAATTAATTGCAGGAAATCATAATGCAAAAGACAAAATAGTAGTTTTTTCTGATCCTCTTTGTCCATTTTGTATGGAATATATCCCTGAAGTTATAAATTATGTAAATAAAAATAGTGATAGCATTGCTTTATATTATTATGCTTTTCCTTTAGTTCAAATTCATCCTGCATCTGAAGCTCTTTCAAAAATCATTGAAGTTGCAAAAAATAAAGGTATTAAAAATATTGAATTAAAAGCCTATGAGACTGATTGGGAAGCATATTTTTCTCCTAAAGAAAATGATGAGAAAAAAATACTTGAAGCTTTCAACAAAGAGTTAAAAACAAATATAAAACTTGAAGAAATCGCTTCAAAAGATATAAATGAAAAACTTTCAAAAGATATGTCTATGGGTGAAGATGTTATGGTAACAGGAACACCAACAATTTTTGTAAATGGTGCAAAAGATACAACTAGAGAACTTTATAAAACATTAGGCAAAAAATAA